In the Malaclemys terrapin pileata isolate rMalTer1 chromosome 3, rMalTer1.hap1, whole genome shotgun sequence genome, aataaaaatagcatGCTCTCAATAGATCTAAACAAATAGTTAACCTGATACATATGAGCTCAGTGATCATTTTACTTACCATTACCATTTTGCCATCCTTAATTTCTCTAACAAAGTTTGTCTCTTTGCCGTCCCATTTCTGTACATGAACTAGTTTGTCTCCATCCAGGGTCACAACTGACTGggatatcaaaatatacaaagagaAGGATTAATTTAAAACAGTAGCAGATACTATTCAGATTTCTAGGGAATGTATTCAATAGCCTCTACTAGATTCTCTTCAACAAACTTACTCAAACCTGGCATAATAAAGGAGTTCTAGGCATTTTAAATCCAAACCCACGAACCCTccttgtttaaaatgaaaagtccATTTGATTCTTGTTTGTACAAAAAGGATTAAATAAATCCTGCTTTGTGTGTCCCAGTGACATTTAAATGATAATTTCACATTTGCTCTGGTTTAGCAACTTTTTAAAGCCCCCAAAGTTCAGGAAGGATGTACTTCCTCATTTCAGTTGAGAATGATGTCTCCTAAACTGATTTTTGGATTAAAGTGACTGGTACAAAAATATGGATGGGGTATCTAGCAGAATTCCTTCATACTGGAAGGCCAAAACGTATGTCATAACATCCAGACATACTTTTGTGTCTCTAGATGAGTAAAATGCGGTCTTGTCTTTCCTTACACTCCCTTTCTGTGCTACAAAACTAAACTAACTGTGACAAAGAAGTTGAATCATTCTCCCTagtccctcccccaccaaaagaTAAGACTTTTCAAATGCTACAGCCTGAGAGGGTGTTCACTTACTTTGCAGTTTCTGTCATCTGGGGTAGTTTCCTCAAACTCTTCTCCAAGCTTGAAGCTGATTTCAGTGTTCTTGAAAGTGCTCTGGGTCCTGATCACTACTTTGTCCCCTTCATTGCTGATTATCACCGTGGGCTTAGTGACGTTCCCCACCTGCCGAGTAGCAAAGCCCACTCCTAACCcgccaaatgaaaacaaaaatccatCAGACCCTGATTTCTTTTACACCCTGTTTGCCAAACAATGAGGTGAAACCTCCTatcctgttctgctcctttcactatCACACTACACTTTACACTTCTCTGCCCAGTCATCCATACCTCATCTATCCACTGTCCTACAGTCTAGCTCACTGTATATATTTCTGAGTCCTCAGGTATCCACTTAAGAAACACAATATATTGTAATAATGACCCCTTAGGTCAACAGTGTAGTACATCAGCTTCTTGTCACTGAATTAGTGACAGTTACTTTTTGCTTATTTAGATGGCAATCTTTATCATTCCTGTACAATGACAGGGAcctgtttgtttatttgcaaGCAACTTTTGTTGATACAGTTGATCTCATTGTCTTTTcctaaaataaagttttaaaacagGCTCAATGCATTACCACTCTGTTCCCccgccttccccgcccccccttacAAACCCACCATGCAAATTATATCTATATCACGTTAACTTTGATAAAGAATGAAACAATGATGGAAATAACAGAGCAGGCAAAGCCACGGCACTTTCACATTCACATTCTCTGCAGCAACATTCAGCTCAGCTAGACAATGATTCTTTTTTTGGTTCTACTCAGAAATCACTCAGAAGCTTTAATCCAGTGCAAAATCCCAAATCCCACGATCACTCTCCAACCTATCTGTGCTGGAAAACATCATCAAAACTTCAGGAACAATTTCAGCAGCCCAATGGGTGATTAGCAATAGCTCCTTTTACCTACCCAGCGCCTTCATGTATTCATCAAAATTCTGGCTGTCAATCAGCTTCCAGGTAGCACAGAATGCCTCAACCATTGTGGCCGCAGGAAGGGTTAGACAGTTGGAATGAAGCTGGCAGGTGGGAGGCTGTGTCCAGTCCTGTTGGGATTTTAAACCTAAGAGaatctcctgcacctcaactacAGCTCAGCCCCCTTCTTATTGGGACTCGGAGAAGGGGCGGACAAAGAAGAAAGGACCTACATTGCCACcctcgcctcctccccccgccctctcCCTCTTCCTTTGAAGTAAAGGCGAGGAGGGGCTGAAGGGTTTCAGTCCTCTCTGTGATTGGATCAGgccactgggtcagcagagcAAGTCTTGTGCCGCCCACCCTTTACCCTGAAGCCCTCTCCTGCCTaagagggggggcgggggagggctctgctgctgctgggggagcagagtggggggtgggggggagagagagagagagggcgtCATTCAAGTCCTACTTGAAAACTTGGCAAGAGCAATTTCAGCCTCAAAGAAAAGATGCACAATAAGAAATTCAGCTTCTCTTCCGTTGCACTGTAAACTGGTGACAATTTAAAAAGACACTAAGGAAACCGAAGTCTTATCCTCTTGCAAAGAAAACTCGGTATTTTCTCTTACACATTCAAATAGCAAGGCATAAAAGGGAAGTGTAACAGGCAGGGATTCAGCAAAGAGGCTCTACAAAAGGGGGGGACTACACTCATGTACCGCGAGAATTATGTGTGCCAAGTCTACCCCAGTAGACATCCCAGTTAAGAGAGGAGACCATTTGAAACGGAAAACCAGATACTGAAATCAAAATAAGATGCTTGACTGAATACCCACAGCAGGACGAAAAAGGGGGTTCTGGCTGCATTTCACTTTATCTTTATTTGGCAATTTTTGTATTAAGATCAGAGTTTAAATTTTCAAGCCCATTTTTACCACCCAGTTTGGCATTAGCTAATGCATCCCCCACATGAAATTGTGCCAGTGTTCTCCCAATTACATAGCAATCACTCTCCTTCGTTGTCACTGCCTGAAAACATCTTCTCTACTAAACTGACAGCGTttggaaactatttttaaaaactgatcttaaaataatttcagtttagcacttttttgtttgttcaagATACTAGGTGGTGACCTAATCTCCCGCAGGTTTCTCATAAAGCAGCCTGGTTCTGTCGGCCAAGATGATGTCAGCTGGTCAGACAGACCTAAAACTTGGAGGGATGCCAGAGCCCCCTGGGCTAACCCCTTACAACTTGTTAGGAAAACTCAGGGACTGAAAGAATGAGCTATTCTGTAATTCAAGGAAGCAAAGCTTGAGGACCCTCTGCCTCATCCAGGGTTAAGAGCTTGTACCTTTATTGAGGTATAAACAGATTGGGAACAAATGGGGAGATAAGTTTGAATTCTCTGTAAATGGATTCTTTGTAAATGATTGGCATTTGTGTTACTTTCAGGCACTTGAAATACCGCATAGTCCTTGGGGCTAGGATGCCTAATTTGGTAAGTCTCTGTCATTCGGTGATCAGGTGTGtcacccttagggtatgtcttcactgcagagtccCAGTATACAGAGTGCAAAGATGGCCTTAAGCCACCTTTGCCTTCCCACCCATTCCATTCCTGCCCCACATGCAGGACcagagtaactgagaatcaggccctcagccTGGGGAGACAGACTTCAATCCCCCATTCACAGGTCAGCTCTTGCAACAACATTTCAGGTGTTGAGAcagtggggcaggggtgcagaacTGGGCAGCTCAATATGACTACCAGATTCACATGGTCAGGAGGGTTGAGAAAGAGGTCCACTGCCTTGCTTAATTACCTTGTCGGGAACTTGATCTATTTGGCCAGTTGCTTAATATTCAGGTTGCTGAATATATTTAGATTGGAACAGTCACTGTCCAAGATCAGGCTTACTCACCTTCTGCAGCATCTGTCTCTAGAGTCTaaaccaggggcgggcaaactttttggcctcagGGCCACATCGGGGCTCcccaggctgtgcctccccaaacagccaggcgtgatCCAGCCCCCGCCCCTTATCCCATCCCTctctgcttctcgccccctgattccccgggacccctgccccatccacccttcCCTGTCCACTGACCGCCtctggaactcctgcccctgactgcccctgctgccccatccaccccccctccttcctgactgcccccccggaacccctgcccacATTCAATCCCCCagttccccgccccctgacaaccaccccaaactccactaccctctatccaccccccctgctccctgcctccttactgtgctgcctggagcaccagtggctgggcGCTACAGCCACActtcccagagcaccaggacaggcagccgtgctgtccgctggagccagccacaccaccacgcagcacagagcactgggtcaggccgtgGCTCTGCAGCTACGCTGCctggcaagagctcgcagccctgctgcccagagcattgcaccagcggCACAGTGagttgaggctgcgggggaggggggacagcctCCCGggacaggagctcaggggccaggcaggacgggcccatggccagatgtggcccttgggccgtagtttgcccaccactggtctaaaccAAAGATTGCAGAGAAATTCTAGCTGGAGCTGACTTGAAGGCAATgacctacagtaactcctcacttaacgttgtagttatgttcctgaaaaatgcgactttaagtgaaacgatgttaagtgaatccaatttccccaaaagaattaatgtaaatgggggggttaggttccagggaaaattttttcaccagacaaaaaactatatattatatagatatatacacagtatacgttttaaccaacaatttaatactgttcacagctatgatgattgtgaagcttggttgaggtggtgaagttagagggtggaagcgggagggatatttcccagggaatgcctttctgctaaatgatgaactagcacttggctgagccctcaagggttaatacactgttgttaatgtagctcTCACACAAGACAGCACGAACACgaaggaggggagacagcatagcagacagagacagacacacaccttgtgtgtgtatgagagagagagatgcacactgcccctttaagtaagctgacccactcttaagtacattgtctttttaagtggatcaggaagttgagacagcagctgctgccccaggctctctctgtccgtgtcccctccctgctctatatggagaaggggtaagcggggtgcaggagcaggggggagagggacaccctgacattagcccccacacttccctccctgcacagcaagcaggagtctctgggagcagctccaaggcagagggcaggagcagcacttgACAGTGgcaggagggacagctgaactgcccagcaattgatagcctgctgggcagctgctgcacagggaacttaggagagcggggagctgagaggggggctgctggtccaccctggttacaagcccccaccagctagctccaacgggctgctcttcctgcaagcagtggacaaagcaggcggctgccaaacgacgttagaagggcgCATTGCACAACTTCAAATGAGCATGTTCtccaattgatcagcaacataacaacgaaaaaATGTTAACcgagacgactttaagtgaggagttactgtacctggtTACCTTCCCTGCCTTCTCAGCAGGACAATAGCCCCAATAAAACAGAATCATTTCACTAGTTGGGGTCAGACCATCCTTTGTAGGTGgtattgttttaattatttggGTATCTTTACATGTTGTAAATCACTTTGATAAGACAGTGATGGCTGCATTATCTAAACGCATCCATTATACAAAAAACTTACTCCATTTTTCCTGTTTAAATTCTGCGGTTAACGTGTTGTTTAGAGCATAGCAAAGCCTGCCTAAAATGAGACTAAATAAGACATCCTGGGACAAAGAAATATGCTTTCAATTCAGATTAAAATTTGATGCATTCAGGAGAATGACACATATTTTCTATTCCCTTTTGTCTTGGGCATGCTGCCAGACTCTCACTCTGCAGCATTTCTAGCACACATTTTATGACTAGAATTTTTTCAAACTCTTACTTGAAAagaggaaaatgtatttttagattATTATTAATGTAACCCATAAAGAGCCCAGTTCAGATCAGCGCCTCATTGGTACCTCAGTCACCAGAGATGCAGAAACAAGGGATGGATTAAGACAGGAGCTGTGGATTCATGGAGTTGTGCTTTGGGCTGAGAGGATGTCTGTGTATCCACAAAGCATCCTGCAACTTGTGCTATATGCGCACAGGAGTCTGCctgtgtcaaggttccttccccactctgaactctagggtacagatgtggggacctgtatgagaacctctaagcttaactaccagcttagatctggttttgctgccaccacccaaattatttatgagttatttgggaaactctgtctacctcccACCCAGagtatctccctcccaagtactataacccttccctgggtagccttgagagacttctccaccaatttcctggtgaacactgatccaaacccttggatcttaaaacaaggaca is a window encoding:
- the FABP7 gene encoding fatty acid-binding protein, brain; its protein translation is MVEAFCATWKLIDSQNFDEYMKALGVGFATRQVGNVTKPTVIISNEGDKVVIRTQSTFKNTEISFKLGEEFEETTPDDRNCKSVVTLDGDKLVHVQKWDGKETNFVREIKDGKMVMTLTFGDVVAVRHYEKA